One segment of Mycolicibacterium baixiangningiae DNA contains the following:
- a CDS encoding sodium:solute symporter family protein — translation MVLLGVGISIAVVVFVGFLVSRRIAGDSANFLVGGRTLPLVLVGGALMGSAVDTNATLGNTDLASQFGFWAGACLPLGLALCLFFTGLFFAKPMNRMGLTSFPDYYRLRFGRGVEVAASVMLILGFCILVAGNLVAGGFLFNYFLGIPYWLGTVIIAVLAVAYAGTGGLLADAYTAIIQMTMILVGAVGLLIWMATTHGLSIEEGMGPLDLGQMTDPAQGATVNWATLIALGIGDIVAIDFMQRVFAAKSPETARRACFGAAAGVVAICVPFGLVVLSAKAFLPEELDGPILLVLLDGYAPLALTVLVLCGLVGASMSTANGAILAISNVSVRNLGGVRRMRVPDQVDPLLRATRIAMVPVTLLAIAIAIYVKQTGILLTLAFDLLLACLVVPFVLGLIWRRGTTAAALVSIVVGLTVRLVLFVMTPTMYGLDNTILYVPNGVFDASFDGWPTFIAFAASLATYVVIALVSPPAPIRGLDIQVAEDLDDALAGAPGREPVASR, via the coding sequence ATGGTGCTTCTCGGAGTGGGGATCAGCATCGCCGTCGTGGTTTTCGTCGGTTTCCTCGTCTCCCGGCGGATCGCGGGCGACAGCGCCAACTTCCTCGTCGGCGGCCGGACACTGCCGCTCGTGCTGGTCGGCGGCGCGCTGATGGGTTCGGCTGTCGACACCAACGCCACCCTGGGCAACACCGACCTGGCTTCGCAGTTCGGCTTCTGGGCCGGTGCCTGCCTGCCGCTGGGCCTGGCCCTGTGCCTGTTCTTCACCGGCCTGTTCTTCGCCAAGCCGATGAACCGGATGGGGCTGACGTCGTTCCCCGACTACTACCGGCTGCGGTTCGGCCGTGGCGTGGAAGTGGCCGCCTCGGTCATGCTGATCCTCGGCTTCTGCATCCTCGTGGCGGGCAATCTCGTGGCGGGTGGATTTCTGTTCAACTACTTCCTCGGCATCCCGTACTGGCTCGGCACGGTCATCATCGCGGTGCTGGCCGTGGCCTACGCCGGGACCGGCGGGCTGCTGGCCGACGCGTACACCGCGATCATCCAGATGACGATGATCCTGGTCGGCGCGGTCGGCCTGCTGATCTGGATGGCCACCACCCACGGTCTGTCGATCGAGGAGGGGATGGGTCCGCTGGACCTCGGCCAGATGACCGATCCCGCGCAGGGCGCCACGGTCAACTGGGCGACGCTGATCGCGCTGGGCATCGGCGACATCGTGGCGATCGATTTCATGCAGCGGGTCTTCGCCGCGAAGTCGCCGGAGACGGCGCGGCGGGCCTGCTTCGGGGCGGCGGCCGGCGTGGTCGCGATCTGCGTGCCGTTCGGACTCGTCGTGCTCTCGGCGAAGGCGTTCCTGCCCGAAGAACTCGACGGGCCGATCCTGCTGGTACTGCTCGACGGGTACGCACCGCTGGCGCTGACGGTCCTGGTGCTGTGCGGGCTCGTCGGCGCGTCCATGAGCACCGCCAACGGCGCGATCCTGGCCATCTCCAACGTCTCCGTGCGCAACCTCGGCGGCGTCCGACGCATGCGGGTGCCGGATCAGGTCGACCCGCTGCTGCGGGCCACCCGCATCGCGATGGTCCCGGTGACCCTGCTGGCCATCGCGATCGCGATCTACGTCAAACAGACGGGAATCCTGCTGACCCTCGCCTTCGACCTGCTGCTGGCCTGTCTGGTGGTCCCGTTCGTCCTCGGCCTCATCTGGCGCAGGGGGACGACCGCCGCTGCCCTGGTGTCCATCGTCGTCGGCCTGACGGTGCGCCTGGTGCTGTTCGTGATGACGCCGACGATGTACGGCCTGGACAACACGATCCTCTACGTCCCCAACGGCGTCTTCGACGCGTCGTTCGACGGCTGGCCGACGTTCATCGCGTTCGCCGCGTCGCTGGCCACCTACGTCGTGATCGCGCTCGTCAGCCCGCCCGCGCCGATCCGTGGACTCGACATCCAGGTCGCCGAGGATCTCGACGATGCGCTGGCCGGTGCGCCCGGCCGGGAGCCGGTCGCCTCACGGTGA
- a CDS encoding carbon-nitrogen hydrolase family protein — protein MRIACAQIAAGTDPAANLEVVEDFTRRAVDAGAQLVLFPEATMCRFGVPLAPVAEPLDGPWAGAVRSIADRAGVTVVAGMFTPSGDGRVLNTLIAAGRGVDAHYHKIHLYDAFGFRESRTVAPGSEPVTITVAGVEVGLTTCYDIRFPELYVELARRGAELITVHASWGAGPGKLDQWTLLARARALDTTGYLAAVDQAYPGDEVAASGPTGIGGSLVASATGDVVAAAGPDPQLLVADLDLDAARTVRETIAVLDNRAEVDSPGRAESRA, from the coding sequence ATGCGGATCGCGTGTGCGCAGATCGCCGCCGGCACCGACCCCGCGGCCAACCTCGAGGTGGTCGAGGACTTCACCCGTCGCGCCGTCGACGCCGGCGCGCAACTGGTGCTGTTCCCCGAGGCGACGATGTGCCGGTTCGGTGTCCCGCTGGCTCCGGTCGCCGAACCGCTCGACGGACCGTGGGCCGGTGCGGTGCGGTCCATCGCCGACCGCGCCGGCGTCACTGTCGTCGCCGGGATGTTCACCCCGAGTGGCGACGGCCGGGTCCTCAACACCTTGATCGCCGCGGGCCGCGGAGTGGACGCCCACTACCACAAGATCCACCTCTACGACGCGTTCGGATTCCGCGAATCCCGCACTGTCGCACCAGGTTCGGAGCCCGTCACGATCACCGTCGCGGGCGTCGAGGTCGGCTTGACGACCTGTTACGACATCCGCTTTCCCGAGCTCTACGTCGAGTTGGCCCGTCGTGGTGCGGAGCTGATCACCGTGCACGCCTCGTGGGGTGCGGGTCCGGGCAAGCTCGACCAGTGGACGCTGCTGGCGCGGGCCCGCGCGCTCGACACCACCGGCTACCTCGCGGCCGTCGACCAGGCCTATCCGGGTGACGAGGTGGCGGCGTCCGGACCGACCGGGATCGGCGGCAGCCTGGTCGCCTCGGCGACCGGAGATGTGGTGGCCGCGGCGGGTCCCGACCCTCAACTGCTGGTCGCCGACCTCGATCTGGACGCCGCGCGCACGGTGCGCGAGACCATCGCCGTGCTGGACAACCGCGCGGAGGTCGACTCACCGGGTAGGGCAGAATCGCGGGCGTGA